The following coding sequences lie in one Brevibacterium marinum genomic window:
- a CDS encoding single-stranded DNA-binding protein, giving the protein MSIIPINLSGTLAADPQSRTLPSGRACASFRLAVNHWRLDKTTGEYSADTTSWFGVDCYGPLAGNCSMSLRQGMSVVVQGTLKIREWSTDEKSGIAPTVVAEHIGPDLRYGTANYQKANSANRQQNSQTQAESGSDSAWAGLDRDGAGPLPTAGDGSGIDIQVESGATESEADANAEGGESGDVDEAVVADTVRAAAPF; this is encoded by the coding sequence ATGTCCATCATTCCGATCAACCTCAGCGGCACTTTGGCCGCCGACCCGCAGAGCCGGACCCTGCCCTCGGGCAGAGCCTGCGCCTCGTTCCGACTCGCGGTCAACCACTGGCGACTGGACAAGACGACGGGCGAGTACTCCGCCGACACCACGTCATGGTTCGGCGTCGACTGCTATGGTCCTCTGGCCGGCAACTGTTCTATGAGCCTTCGACAGGGCATGTCCGTCGTCGTACAGGGGACATTGAAGATCCGTGAGTGGTCGACGGACGAGAAGTCCGGAATCGCCCCGACAGTGGTGGCCGAGCACATTGGACCGGATCTGCGCTATGGCACCGCGAACTATCAGAAGGCCAACAGCGCCAACCGTCAGCAGAACAGCCAGACGCAGGCCGAGTCCGGTTCCGACTCGGCGTGGGCCGGTCTCGACCGGGACGGTGCAGGCCCCCTGCCCACGGCGGGCGATGGTTCGGGCATCGACATCCAGGTGGAGTCGGGGGCGACCGAAAGCGAGGCCGACGCGAATGCTGAGGGTGGCGAGTCCGGCGATGTGGACGAGGCAGTGGTCGCCGACACGGTGAGAGCGGCGGCCCCGTTCTGA
- a CDS encoding thiamine-binding protein: MLVAFSIAPSGGDNRDASVHDAVAAAVEVVRRSGLPHRTDSMFTTLEGEWDEVFAVVKEATEAVGEFGSRVALVLKADIRPGYSGEIDGKLERLEDAVDSRSQD; this comes from the coding sequence ATGCTCGTCGCATTCTCCATCGCTCCCAGTGGCGGGGACAACAGGGACGCATCCGTCCACGACGCTGTCGCCGCGGCCGTGGAAGTCGTCCGACGCTCCGGGCTGCCACACCGCACCGATTCGATGTTCACCACGCTCGAAGGCGAATGGGATGAGGTCTTCGCTGTGGTGAAGGAGGCCACGGAGGCCGTCGGCGAATTCGGCTCACGTGTGGCCCTGGTCCTCAAGGCCGATATCCGCCCCGGGTATTCCGGCGAGATCGATGGCAAGCTCGAGCGCCTGGAAGACGCCGTCGATTCACGCAGTCAGGACTGA
- a CDS encoding cell division protein yields the protein MTPTEEFRTAMRGYEKSEVDSRLQQLRTEVESVRKALSDARSQVINADRAKLQIAGELSEAKAQLKKAANDSAEAAGPPGSRIDHLLKIAESQARETLTQANSDAETIRNKARAEAASARARMHTESNDTLSNARSEADAIISSAEMRADETVKAAEKRASELKATAEREYNQATEANEAATKEARESLDHELSELKATAEKQAADLRAEAKTEADESIAAAQAQADELLAAAKARDEASTKAADELDVELAGKRQADEADRKKRYDAAQAENKKVIDEAQARAAKADGEAKEAAERAETTREDAVKKADEIIADGKTRAQTLISEARATAEATIEESAAEAKRNVASAQSQVDLLTKQRKTITAQLDQLRSLFAMPGVMDGDSVDPDKAESASHATEQIAGNDELADLLAEDPDGTDVTGDAEATATDSAATDSSDPADSDSAANADGASESTNASTTSDEEDTAEAAESEDDDGAEESVDDSELPNGATDADTIAIDAQVSGSKDNNAQASRSKNSLR from the coding sequence GTGACGCCCACCGAAGAATTCCGCACAGCGATGCGCGGCTACGAAAAAAGTGAAGTTGATTCTCGCCTGCAGCAGCTGCGCACCGAGGTCGAGTCCGTTCGCAAGGCCCTTTCCGACGCGCGCAGCCAGGTCATCAACGCCGATCGCGCGAAGCTCCAGATTGCAGGGGAACTGTCCGAAGCGAAAGCTCAGCTGAAGAAGGCCGCCAACGACAGCGCCGAGGCTGCGGGTCCTCCCGGCAGTCGCATCGACCACCTTCTCAAGATCGCCGAGTCCCAGGCCCGCGAAACCCTGACCCAGGCGAACTCCGATGCCGAGACCATTCGCAACAAGGCCCGGGCCGAAGCAGCATCGGCCCGCGCCCGGATGCACACCGAGAGCAACGACACCCTGTCGAATGCCCGTTCGGAGGCAGATGCGATCATCAGCTCGGCCGAGATGCGTGCCGATGAGACCGTCAAGGCCGCAGAGAAGCGCGCGTCCGAGCTCAAGGCCACCGCCGAGCGAGAGTACAACCAGGCCACTGAGGCCAACGAGGCGGCCACGAAGGAAGCTCGTGAGAGTCTCGATCACGAACTCTCCGAGCTCAAGGCCACTGCCGAGAAACAGGCCGCAGATCTTCGCGCCGAGGCCAAGACCGAGGCCGATGAGTCGATTGCGGCCGCTCAGGCCCAGGCCGATGAGCTGCTCGCCGCGGCCAAGGCCCGCGATGAGGCTTCGACGAAGGCTGCGGACGAACTCGACGTCGAACTCGCCGGTAAGCGCCAAGCCGACGAGGCCGATCGCAAGAAGCGCTACGACGCCGCCCAGGCCGAGAACAAGAAGGTCATCGACGAAGCACAGGCGCGCGCAGCCAAGGCAGACGGGGAGGCCAAGGAAGCAGCCGAACGGGCGGAGACGACCCGCGAAGACGCCGTGAAGAAGGCCGACGAGATCATCGCCGACGGCAAGACCCGCGCACAGACCCTCATCAGCGAGGCCCGTGCCACGGCCGAGGCCACGATCGAGGAATCGGCTGCCGAAGCCAAACGCAATGTGGCCTCGGCCCAGTCCCAGGTCGATCTGCTGACCAAACAGCGCAAGACGATCACAGCCCAGCTCGACCAGCTCCGTTCGCTCTTCGCCATGCCCGGCGTCATGGACGGCGACTCGGTCGATCCTGACAAGGCCGAGTCGGCGTCGCATGCCACCGAGCAGATCGCCGGCAACGATGAGCTCGCCGACCTGTTGGCCGAAGACCCCGACGGCACCGACGTGACGGGCGATGCCGAGGCGACTGCGACCGACTCGGCGGCGACGGATTCCTCCGACCCAGCCGATTCCGACTCTGCTGCGAATGCTGACGGCGCGTCGGAATCCACGAACGCGTCGACGACTTCGGACGAGGAGGATACAGCCGAGGCAGCCGAGTCGGAAGACGACGATGGTGCCGAGGAGTCGGTCGATGACTCCGAGCTGCCCAACGGGGCCACCGACGCCGATACGATCGCCATCGACGCTCAGGTGTCAGGATCGAAGGACAATAACGCCCAGGCTTCGCGCTCGAAGAATTCGCTGCGCTGA
- the nucS gene encoding endonuclease NucS, with protein sequence MRLVIAECSVDYAGRLTAHLPMATRLIMLKADGSILIHSDGGSYKPLNWMTPPCSITVTKPSEDQTEAGLSEIWTVSQAKTGDRLVISIAEVIADDRHELGVDPGLVKDGVESHLQELLAEHIETLGDGYSLVRREYMTAIGPVDLLARDHGHQSVAVEIKRRGDIDGVEQLTRYLELMNRDPLLTPVQGVFAAQEIKPQARTLAEDRGIRCVVLDYDALRGMDDPDSRLF encoded by the coding sequence GTGCGTCTCGTCATTGCTGAATGCTCCGTTGATTATGCCGGTCGTCTGACCGCCCACCTGCCCATGGCCACCCGTCTCATCATGCTCAAGGCCGATGGCTCGATCCTCATCCATTCGGATGGCGGATCCTACAAACCGCTGAACTGGATGACTCCCCCGTGCTCGATCACAGTCACGAAGCCGAGCGAAGATCAGACGGAAGCGGGCCTGTCGGAGATCTGGACGGTGTCCCAAGCCAAGACCGGAGACCGATTGGTCATCTCCATCGCCGAGGTGATCGCCGATGATCGGCATGAGCTCGGAGTGGACCCCGGACTGGTCAAGGACGGCGTGGAGTCCCATCTGCAGGAATTGTTGGCTGAACACATCGAAACGCTCGGGGATGGCTACAGCCTCGTCCGACGTGAGTATATGACGGCTATCGGGCCCGTCGATCTCCTCGCCCGCGATCATGGACACCAGTCGGTCGCCGTCGAGATCAAGCGACGTGGAGACATCGACGGCGTCGAGCAGCTGACCAGGTACCTGGAGCTGATGAACCGTGATCCGCTGCTCACCCCGGTGCAGGGCGTCTTTGCCGCGCAGGAGATCAAACCGCAGGCACGCACCTTGGCCGAAGACCGTGGGATTCGCTGCGTCGTCCTCGACTACGACGCGCTTCGCGGCATGGACGATCCCGATTCGAGGCTGTTCTGA
- a CDS encoding GTPase translates to MNDSAQSEIRRRADGIKSTLSLGGDKLSPEVRADAQTLLERAEDRLGLGEEFTVVAFAGSTGSGKSSLFNAVAGLDIARVGVRRPTTSRPTACVWGEGGNDILNWLHVPERSRTWRESALDGDDQRKLHGLILLDLPDHDSTAVKHRVESDRLVGLVDVVFWVVDPQKYADFSLHSEYLAKLAENSSNMVVVLNQIDKLSDEEKRAATDHLQQLLVEDGLTDTKVHVSSAMTREGVPQIRSILADTVDSKEAAAERLLADMQAMAKRMQTELGEPVAEPDELPGASRLVETMSDAAGVEAVAQTVHDDYIRRAYRKTGYPVLAWMQRNAPDPLGSKHGQGRDELVQASVPATSKTQSSQVRLMAHELITESVSSMPRSWQAAAAEAEKASTTELSETLDSAVTAVDIQRQTPGWWSIANVLQIIFFAATILGLLGVIATAVFAIAAPGLLPGWSWIVSIGVLAVGIIGSVITSVIAKSARSKGASEAASDVDRRLRDAVGSVAQSSYLRPVKAVIDEHRKAYETLN, encoded by the coding sequence GTGAACGATTCTGCACAGTCCGAGATCAGGCGCCGCGCGGACGGCATCAAATCGACCCTGTCCCTGGGGGGCGACAAGCTCAGTCCGGAAGTTCGCGCCGATGCACAGACTCTGCTCGAACGCGCCGAGGACCGACTCGGGCTGGGGGAGGAGTTCACTGTGGTGGCCTTCGCCGGGTCCACCGGTTCAGGCAAGTCGTCATTGTTCAACGCCGTTGCCGGGCTCGACATCGCCCGGGTCGGAGTCCGACGGCCGACCACGTCGAGGCCGACGGCGTGCGTCTGGGGCGAAGGCGGAAACGACATCCTCAACTGGCTGCATGTCCCCGAACGCAGCCGGACCTGGCGCGAATCCGCGCTCGACGGGGACGATCAGCGAAAGCTCCACGGCCTCATTCTGCTCGATCTTCCCGATCATGATTCGACCGCTGTCAAACACCGCGTCGAATCCGATCGACTCGTCGGCCTCGTCGATGTCGTGTTCTGGGTCGTCGACCCCCAGAAGTACGCCGACTTCTCTCTGCACTCCGAGTACCTTGCCAAACTGGCGGAGAACAGTTCGAACATGGTCGTCGTCCTCAACCAGATCGATAAACTCAGCGACGAGGAAAAGCGGGCCGCAACCGACCATCTGCAGCAGCTCCTCGTTGAGGACGGTCTCACCGACACGAAGGTGCACGTATCCTCGGCGATGACCCGAGAGGGGGTCCCTCAGATCCGGTCGATCCTGGCCGACACGGTCGATTCGAAGGAAGCCGCTGCGGAGAGGCTGCTGGCGGACATGCAGGCCATGGCCAAGCGGATGCAGACCGAGCTCGGCGAACCCGTGGCCGAGCCCGATGAACTGCCCGGGGCATCACGTCTGGTGGAGACGATGTCCGATGCCGCAGGCGTCGAGGCCGTCGCGCAGACCGTTCATGACGACTATATTCGCCGGGCCTATCGCAAGACAGGCTACCCGGTGCTCGCCTGGATGCAGCGCAATGCCCCCGACCCGTTGGGTTCCAAGCACGGGCAGGGCCGGGACGAGCTGGTGCAGGCCTCTGTGCCGGCGACCAGCAAAACCCAGAGCTCGCAGGTGCGGCTGATGGCCCACGAACTTATCACCGAGTCCGTCTCGTCGATGCCCAGATCGTGGCAGGCCGCGGCCGCTGAGGCCGAGAAGGCGAGCACGACCGAACTGTCCGAAACTCTCGACTCTGCCGTCACCGCTGTGGATATCCAACGTCAGACTCCCGGCTGGTGGTCGATCGCGAACGTTCTCCAGATCATCTTCTTTGCTGCGACGATCCTCGGTCTGCTGGGTGTCATCGCCACCGCGGTCTTCGCGATCGCAGCCCCGGGGCTGCTTCCCGGGTGGAGCTGGATCGTCAGCATCGGTGTCCTGGCAGTGGGCATCATCGGCTCCGTCATCACTTCGGTGATCGCGAAATCGGCCCGCAGCAAGGGCGCGAGCGAGGCGGCCAGCGACGTCGATCGCCGTCTGCGCGATGCTGTGGGCAGTGTGGCACAGAGCTCGTATCTGCGTCCGGTCAAGGCCGTGATCGACGAGCACCGGAAGGCGTACGAAACTCTCAACTGA
- a CDS encoding acetyl-CoA C-acetyltransferase yields MADAVIVAGSRTPFGRLQGGLSSLSAVQLGAAAMTGALTRAGIKGEDVDYVIMGQVLQAGLGQGPARQAAVEAGIPMSVPGVTVNKLCLSGMNAITQAAQLVRAGEYDVVVAGGQESMSLAPHLLEKSRSGYKYGDVIVKDHMDYDGLWDAFTDQAMGGLTEEANAGDFEFSREDQDAFAARSHQRAARAWESGSFGDEVEPVTIPGRKGDVTVSADEGVRSETTAESMGKLRPAFRKDGTITAGNASQISDGACAVVVMSREKAQELGAPILAEIRSHAWTAGPDSTLQHQPSQAIKAAAEREGVAADSFDLYEINEAFAAVGLASSKDLGVDPDKVNVNGGAVALGHPIGASGARLVLTLALELRRRGGGTGVAALCGGGGQGDSLIVDVPSPN; encoded by the coding sequence ATGGCTGATGCAGTGATCGTCGCGGGTTCCCGCACGCCGTTCGGGCGTCTGCAGGGAGGCCTGTCGTCTTTGTCGGCAGTGCAGCTCGGCGCGGCTGCGATGACAGGCGCACTGACTCGCGCAGGCATCAAGGGCGAGGACGTCGACTACGTCATCATGGGGCAGGTTCTGCAGGCCGGACTCGGCCAGGGCCCTGCGCGACAGGCGGCCGTCGAAGCGGGCATCCCGATGAGCGTTCCGGGCGTGACCGTGAACAAACTGTGCCTGTCGGGGATGAACGCGATCACGCAGGCCGCGCAGCTCGTCCGGGCCGGAGAGTACGACGTCGTCGTCGCCGGCGGGCAGGAATCGATGAGCCTGGCACCCCATCTGTTGGAGAAGTCGCGTTCGGGCTACAAGTACGGCGACGTCATCGTCAAGGACCACATGGACTATGACGGACTCTGGGACGCCTTCACCGACCAGGCCATGGGAGGCCTGACCGAAGAGGCCAATGCCGGTGACTTCGAGTTCTCCCGTGAGGATCAGGATGCCTTCGCCGCCCGCTCCCACCAGCGAGCCGCCCGGGCGTGGGAATCCGGCTCCTTCGGCGACGAGGTCGAGCCCGTCACGATCCCCGGCCGCAAGGGCGATGTCACCGTGTCAGCCGATGAGGGGGTGCGCTCCGAAACCACAGCGGAGTCGATGGGGAAGCTGCGCCCGGCCTTCCGCAAGGACGGTACGATCACGGCCGGGAATGCCTCGCAGATCTCTGACGGGGCGTGTGCGGTCGTCGTCATGTCCCGCGAGAAGGCTCAGGAGCTCGGCGCGCCCATCCTCGCCGAGATCCGCTCCCACGCCTGGACTGCCGGCCCCGACTCGACCCTGCAGCATCAGCCTTCACAGGCGATCAAGGCCGCCGCCGAACGTGAGGGGGTCGCGGCCGACTCCTTCGACCTCTACGAGATCAACGAGGCATTCGCCGCAGTCGGGCTCGCGAGCTCGAAGGACCTGGGCGTCGACCCGGACAAGGTCAACGTCAACGGCGGAGCGGTCGCACTCGGGCACCCCATCGGTGCATCGGGTGCGCGCCTCGTGCTGACCCTGGCCTTGGAACTCCGGCGCCGAGGCGGAGGCACGGGCGTCGCCGCTCTCTGCGGTGGCGGTGGACAGGGCGATTCGCTCATCGTGGACGTGCCCTCGCCGAACTGA
- a CDS encoding DUF6993 domain-containing protein, whose product MPDRTPTEQVAEVDKVVKALEPLTGKEDSVPSTKKFFNTMIDAGYEPEQLEATIDDSPLGNDVPAKMFGVKTDKGCVIGEIRKGKATAELMQPTESTGSCLFGEVERPKGVKAPAGDKRDEDGEGNGAGHLPGEDINGKDGPPASPSPSDEGPGGASSASEGGSDSESSASDGSSNEASSEGASEGTSSDGGTSEGSSAEGDASGEAPSLGGG is encoded by the coding sequence GTGCCCGATCGAACTCCCACCGAACAGGTTGCGGAGGTAGATAAAGTGGTCAAGGCGCTCGAACCACTGACGGGGAAGGAGGATTCGGTTCCGTCGACGAAGAAGTTCTTCAACACGATGATCGATGCCGGCTACGAACCCGAGCAACTCGAGGCCACGATCGACGATTCGCCCCTGGGCAATGATGTCCCTGCGAAGATGTTCGGCGTCAAAACCGACAAGGGATGCGTCATCGGCGAGATCCGAAAAGGCAAAGCGACAGCGGAGCTGATGCAGCCGACGGAATCGACAGGCTCGTGCCTGTTTGGCGAGGTCGAACGCCCCAAGGGCGTTAAAGCTCCCGCAGGGGACAAGCGTGATGAAGACGGTGAGGGCAACGGTGCCGGCCACCTGCCCGGTGAGGACATCAACGGCAAGGACGGGCCTCCTGCGAGCCCATCGCCGTCCGACGAGGGACCGGGGGGCGCGTCGTCTGCGTCCGAGGGCGGCTCCGACTCGGAAAGCTCTGCGTCCGACGGGTCTTCGAACGAGGCCTCATCCGAGGGAGCGTCGGAGGGAACGTCGTCGGACGGAGGAACCTCTGAGGGGTCCTCGGCCGAGGGCGACGCGTCCGGCGAAGCTCCTTCGCTCGGCGGAGGCTGA
- a CDS encoding dynamin family protein yields MTDSKSAVTPPVGGALSDIAKRVSETRFTLQTDDSADGRELHRQLSSELTDYLLPRINRTPAPFMIAVGGSTGAGKSTLVNSLVGRSVSPSGVRRPTTGNPIVIHNPADSKFFESQSFLSDLPRSSTSEATTPSVVLTPDEGVEPGTAILDCPDIDSIAESNRELARRILMSADLWMFVTTANRYADAAPWGLLKEAAVRNTSVAIVLDRVPPQANREVRHHLSSLLSESGLANSPIFAVAELELEGGLLPHSAIYPIRSWISQVSSEGRSQDRIRQRTLSGSISALPSQVRSLADFAESQESTFGGLQQSVEQTFDGAQEGLTEVFSDGRVLHGEVNARWQDFVGTGQLFRGLEPTMARMRDRISAAVTGKHDAASPLHIAILRSAAISLREQAIAAVDEVGTDWLRDPAGAELMEAHPELRHAAKDLEDSVKSAVSGWSNEVNALVREIGQGRKSKARILSFGVGGVCAVIEYAAFWDPKYAKSGDQASANDANVALGLAGTIFGEQEAVNLIASVRDRFLTAAAGIVGDCRAPFDNVLQLSAVPARQSGALRASGDRLEVAL; encoded by the coding sequence ATGACAGACAGCAAGAGTGCCGTGACGCCACCAGTGGGAGGGGCGCTGAGCGATATCGCGAAGCGAGTCTCCGAAACCCGCTTCACCCTCCAGACCGATGACTCGGCCGACGGTCGCGAACTGCACCGTCAGCTCTCCTCGGAGCTGACGGACTACCTCCTGCCGAGAATCAATCGGACACCGGCTCCGTTCATGATCGCCGTCGGCGGTTCGACCGGGGCCGGGAAGTCCACGCTCGTGAATTCTTTGGTGGGACGGTCCGTGAGCCCGTCCGGCGTACGCAGACCGACGACGGGCAACCCGATCGTCATCCACAACCCCGCAGACTCCAAGTTCTTCGAATCGCAGTCGTTCCTGTCCGATCTGCCGCGAAGCTCGACATCCGAGGCGACCACGCCCTCCGTGGTGCTCACTCCCGATGAGGGAGTGGAGCCGGGAACCGCGATCCTCGACTGCCCGGACATCGATTCCATTGCCGAGTCGAACCGTGAGCTGGCTCGCCGCATTCTGATGAGCGCGGACCTGTGGATGTTCGTGACCACGGCCAACCGCTATGCCGATGCGGCCCCCTGGGGGCTGCTCAAAGAGGCGGCGGTCCGGAACACCTCGGTTGCTATCGTCCTCGACCGCGTGCCGCCGCAGGCGAACCGCGAAGTCAGGCACCACCTCTCCAGTCTGCTGTCGGAGTCCGGACTCGCGAACTCGCCGATCTTCGCCGTTGCCGAACTCGAACTCGAGGGTGGTCTTCTGCCGCATTCGGCGATCTACCCGATCCGTTCGTGGATCAGTCAAGTGAGTTCGGAGGGCCGGTCGCAGGATCGAATTCGGCAACGAACTTTGTCCGGTTCGATCAGCGCTCTGCCCAGTCAGGTGCGTTCTCTGGCCGACTTCGCCGAGTCGCAGGAGTCGACCTTCGGTGGACTGCAGCAGAGCGTCGAGCAGACCTTCGACGGTGCCCAAGAGGGCCTGACCGAGGTCTTCTCCGATGGCCGAGTCCTGCACGGTGAAGTCAATGCCAGGTGGCAGGATTTCGTCGGCACAGGTCAGCTCTTCCGTGGGCTCGAACCCACAATGGCTCGCATGCGCGATCGGATCTCGGCGGCGGTCACCGGCAAACACGATGCGGCCTCGCCGCTGCACATCGCGATCCTGCGCAGCGCGGCGATCTCCTTGCGCGAACAGGCGATCGCAGCAGTCGACGAGGTCGGCACCGACTGGCTGCGCGACCCTGCCGGGGCGGAGCTGATGGAAGCCCACCCGGAACTGAGGCATGCTGCGAAAGATCTCGAGGACTCGGTCAAGTCCGCGGTCAGCGGCTGGTCGAACGAGGTCAATGCCCTGGTTCGGGAGATCGGGCAGGGCAGAAAGTCCAAGGCCCGGATCCTGTCGTTCGGGGTCGGCGGGGTGTGCGCTGTCATCGAATACGCCGCGTTCTGGGACCCGAAGTATGCGAAGTCCGGCGATCAGGCATCAGCCAATGACGCGAACGTGGCCCTCGGCCTGGCCGGTACGATCTTCGGCGAGCAGGAAGCCGTCAACCTCATCGCATCGGTCAGAGACCGGTTTCTGACTGCAGCTGCCGGTATCGTCGGCGACTGTCGGGCGCCTTTTGACAACGTACTACAACTATCCGCGGTACCGGCGCGGCAATCGGGTGCCCTGCGCGCCTCCGGTGATCGACTCGAGGTGGCATTGTGA